The genomic window ATATCTCAAGCATGCATTGACCCAACGGAGGTATACAAGTTCTTCAACTTCACTGAACCTATTCATCTGTAGTCCTTCGACTTGCTTTTGCAGATCTTCCTTCGCATGTGTCAGTCTACTGACCTCCTCTTTTGCCTTCGCTACCATTTCATTCTGTAGTTACAGACAAAACATATATTTATGTAGCTTTTGAAAAGAATTTTCTGCTGAATTAACCCCATTTGTCAACATACTCCAAAGCATTGTAGACAAATGCTAAATGTaaaaacttataacatgacacattcaattattatataattatataatgaCTAGTGTAGTTCAATGTTTAATATTCATTCTTGTGATGCACTGCAACTTTAGTAATTTCAATTATCAGTTATTGAGATAGACTCTGACCTCTGTAATATTGGATATTTCTGTAATTCTAGATTCAGCAGCATTTAGTTTAACGGTTAGTTCTCGCTTCTCATGTTGAAGTTCTATGTTTTCTCTCTTAAGCTCCGCAACTTCAACCTCCAAATCATTTGCAGCCTTCAATTTCCTTTGAATCTCAGCATCATTCTTAACAGCCTCTTCTTCTTTCGCTTGTAGACCAGAAACTTGTTGTTTAAGCAACAATAGCTGGCCTTTTGTCTGGTTAGCCTCAACCTGTATCTGCCTTTTCAACTCCTTGATCTTGCTTCTAGCCACCTCAAGCTCGTCCCTGGCTGAAGCTCGGTCTGCGAGCTCTTCTTGTAGCTTCTTCCTCTCTTCCAACAAGGAATCAATGGTTACATTAAGCATATCTATTTCCACCATCTTATTTTGTAACTGCCTTTGTAAATCTACAATGTTTGATTCCTGCTCCTTCAAACCATAGTACTCAAGCAATTCGCCTTCAAGTTTCACTTCCCTCTCCTCCAATTCCATGACTAAATTCCTCATCCTTTCCAATTCACTAGCATCGTTTGCCTTTTCATTTTCATGAACCCGGTCTTTCTTCGCTTTATCAATCTCGTCAAACTCAACCTCCCCGGATAGAAAGCGTTCAAATTCAGGTAGAATATCATCTTCAAAATCATTATGCTGATTGATTATATTGCTAATTAACTTAACCTCCTCTTCttgctcctcctcctccttcctcTGCAACAATGTCAAATCATACCACAAAGTTCAGGAGAAAGTTCCTGTTTCACTATAGCCATAAAGCAAAATTTGCAAAAGAAATCCACATaaccattaaaataaaaaatcaatgttCTAAAAGCCTAATATACTCACATTGTTCCGGTCAAGACCATTAGTAGAACAAGTTGTCTGTTCATGTTCCGTGCCCCCTTTTTGATGTTCTCTAATCCTTGCTTGGCCATGTTCTGTGCCATATTGATAATGGAGTTTAACATAAAGACCAAGATTATAGTTATACTATAGGATTGAACATAATATGAAACAAGTAGAAAAAACCTCTGTACAATGATTAGTatgtataattataaaatattctcaaacaaataaacaggtaaaacaCTAAAACTCACAAAATACCTGATTTGGAGTTATTCAAATTCAGCTGCTGAATTTTAAAGGCTGCAATTGAAGCAGCTACTAGGAACCCTAACCTAACAATCATGAAGCTACAAGTGATAACAGTGTACTAACAATGCATTCATTAAAAGGGGGAACCCATTTCCAAAACCACCCTCCACCACCCATTTCACCCAACCTCCATAACTATCTTCTCAAAAGCCTCAAACCATTAGAACCCCAGAAAATTGAAGACCCTGAGAGGAACAAAGAATTCGCAACTCAGGCAGACGAGGACAAATGAGCAAGACCCAGATTTGGAAACTTGAACCTTGCAAGAAGATTCCTtggaaattttcaaactttatatTCAGCTTACTTATGCGGAGATTTCAACATAGAGACAAAAAGGTAgctataagaaagaaagaagttgaATTTGTTGCTCAAGTTTGAGTCTATGTGGAACAAGTGGCCAATTTTGGGCCAGAGAGATTATCAATTGAGAAAATTTAGAAACAGGAGTTGGTCTACTATGGTTCTTGTCCCTTCCTTCCTTGTTTGGTTTAAGGTTAATGAAAGTAAATATGAtaatgattttggttgtttgaatgttagatgaaaaaaagggaaaaaggtAAGAatctttagttttatttttgctGTTGCCGTTTTTTGCCGTTGGTCTTTACTCTTTACTCCTCACTTGTTAAACGTTGGGAGGACTAAGAACTTTTTAAACAACTTAAAATAATTCTATAATCAACAATTAGAATAAAAATGtgaaaaactcaaataaaaaagaTAATGGTAAGAGTAATTTACTTTTCCCACATCTTGATTGTACTTGATGGCTGTATGATTGGATTTAGTTGTTTAaatgttaatttaaatttatttcctATATTTTTATTGTAGATGTTGATTGTATGATTTTTTTGTTGTTTAAAGAATAGTTTTCTAATTGATTGAATTCTTGTAAGCAGAGACTGACCTAGAGGGGTGACCCCcaaaattttaagaaattatactttatatatgatatatgtgtttaaaaaaataaaaaataactctaataactatatgttaattatttttatagaatgaaaaaaaaaatctaaaattcggTCCCTTCATATTAAAATTTCTAGATCTGTCCCTACTTGTAGGTTTGAAAAATAATTACTTTGTAAAATTTAGTCTTAAGGGATtcacataaagaaaaaaaaaagctattGTAAATTcttttaagaatttaattttagtaTGTAAAACATTTTTGCGAGCAATTATGCATGCTAAAAAAATTGACATGGGACTAGTACATTAAATGACTTGATTCTAGTGATGATCTCTTGTatccttttcttatttttattttttctaaatcaTTCttctttttaaatatatttaatggATTTGATATCTTTATATTTTCAAGTATTAAATTCTCCCTCTAATATCATCCAATAAATTTGTCCgacaaccaacaacaacaactaagcAAGATACCAAACTCGAGGAATACAGAGAAGTTTCCCTTACAATCAATACAAATCCAGCAATTAGAAGATAACATCCACATCCGTAAATCTACATTATAGACCAGATCCAGAAATAATAAATATCTAGATCGGTGGCCGTACTTTAGAAAAATACCACTATTATACACTGCTTtagtaattaaaatatatttttcaaggTTCAAATGTATTTTCTGTTTCCTATAAATATTTCGAACTATTTGGTTTTCTTTAAGCTTCAAGTGGTTTATAAAATAGGAAGAGTTTTAAGTATAGCGAAAACACCGGTGATCCAATTGTTTTAACTgttgatctaaattataaaaaatatatatattatatattaattgaaatcaatggTTAAAACAATTAGAGGGGTGTTCCGGTATACTTAAAATTTTTCCTATAAGATATATAGTTATATACATAAATGTCAAGGACATTTGACGTGATAATAGGTGGGATTTTTGTCCTCATTGTCCTTACATCTAACAGGTTTCTAAAAACACAAGAAATCCATAAAACACAAGAAAGGGGCATGCGTTCAGATTGAGTGATtcgatagtttttttttttttttttcactgaaTTTGTGCTTAATTAAAAGGGTTCACATCAAAATGTAGAATGGAATGTGCTGTATTTTTTTCAACCTATGTGCGGATGCTGCTTCCAAAACACAAATCCACTTGCAATGACCGTACAAGTGTTTCCCATAACTGTGTACTACATTTTAATCATAATGGTCAGCAAATATCACACACCCCATGTTAGAATCTGCTACTTGCATAACAAAAACTGAAACTTGCATTTACAATGCAAACAAATAACAATACAACATAAGACATCCCTGAAATCGAAAACTTGCTCTTCCTTACATGCATAAACAATACACCACGAGACACTAGTCTAAAATCTAAACTTCTGTTTCTTCCTGATCATGAACTAAAAACAAAATGAGTAGACACCTTTTCACCAAGACAGATTCCTTTGAGTAAAGAGATGGTAAGGAGAAAGCGAGATGACAAGAAATGACTATCCTACTTAAGTGTGAAAATACATGAAGCATAGCCTCAAGAAACACTGCTTCAGTGGGTGGCTTGGCTTGGAGTATGATCCACATCGCCACCACAACTTAATGAACCGCTGGCTGTTGCTGCCACCTAAGGACGACTAGACATGCCGCGGCCCCTTCCTCTTCCTGCATAGCCATAACCGTAACCCCTTCCATAATAACCACCACCTCGAGAGCGTCCACCACGGCCTCCCCAGCCACCACGGTGCCTTGAAAAATCACCAAAAGTCTGCAACACAAAGTAGTAGAACAATTTGAACAATTTGAACATTGTCCATGGATATGAGGTCAAGACAAGATACACATTACCTCAGTATCAATCTTGATTTGTTCAGAATATCTAACCCTTCCATTTTGTGAATCATGATCAAGTGCATTACAAGAAAGCGTGTCGAAGAAATCATCCTTGTTATAAACAGGCTGTGGAAACAATTAAAAACAGTCATAAGACAACAAAATTAAGTTCTCGACATAATTGACAGCAATGAGCTACACACACAATCGTAAGAGAACTACCTTGGCGTCCGTTTTTGATGTATCACCGTTGTCTTCATATTGACTGTCATCTTCATCACTTGCGTCCTCGCCATCTCTATCTTTTGAATGGGACTTATTGCTTTTACCTAGATGACCCCATACTTCATCCTTTTTGAACTTTTCATTCATTGCCATGAAATCAAAGTCTTCAGTGAATTTTGCAACTGGGCGTGAACCCTGTAAAAAATTAATCCAAGATTACAATACCTAAAATGGATTGTTACACTAAGTTATCAATGTAAAAGCATCAAGTTAGTGAGAAAACAACAACAGGCAGAGTTACTCAAATTGCTTAACATCTGATAAAAAAAACTCCGACACAAGAAGAGTGTAAATTCTTAAACCAAAAGGTTAACTACCCTATTGCCTGAAACACACATGAAATTAACTTGAAAATTGCAAAATCTTCTAACAAGTTGATAAAACTTAGAAGTGTTGAAGAGAGCATTACCCCAGTCCCTCTTCCTCTTCCACTTCCACGTCCCCTGTATCCGTAGCCATGTTGAGTATGCATAGGAGCTCCCCCAGGCTGAAGAAAGCATGACCAAATGTCAAGAGAATTTTCTCCGACAAAAAACCAAAGTATGAAAAGGAATAGCTTAATGTGCTCAATTATTTTATAATTGCCACTATTAAGCCCAATTGACATGTGATATCCATTTATTAATTAAAGAGAGAGCAAGAGGTGTACCCTCTGATTAGGCCGCGATGTTACTGGCAGTGGCAGTATTGGTGGCTGAGCTTCAGCAGAAACTGGAACAGATGGCTCTGGAGGTAATGTTGATAATGCAGGAACCACCTCAACATCCTTATGAGTTTGTGAAGGCTGAGATGAAGATACTACAGTTGGTCCAGATTGCAACAATTGACCTGGTGTTACCAAAGGAGGGGCTGGTGCATCCATATGTATAGAATTTGATGATCCAACAAGTGCAGGAGCTAATGGGGATGCACTTTGATATGGCAAGCTTGAACCAGAAATTGCATTAGGTTTGTTGACTGGTGGTACTACAGCACCTATATCGGGAGCTCCATTGGTAAAAGGAGTCAACGATGGTCGGTTAGTGGTGACTGGGGCTGCTGGAAGCGAAACAGCAGCAATCTTGTTTGGAACTGATACTGGCAAAGATTCAGGTGCTAGAGCAGTAGAAGGAGCTGGAGGCAAAGTTGATGGCATATTAGATGGAAATACAGAAGTGGCTGTCACACTAGCAGAACTAGCACTCAGTGGGTGCAAAGTTGATGGGAGATTAGATGGAGGTATAGAAGTAGCTGTTACATTGGCAGAACTAGTACTCAATGGGAGCAAAGCTGATGGGAGTTCTGGCAAATTTGAAGGTGCAGCTGGCAAAGAAGGGCTATAATTAGGAAACTGCATTGGCTGCTGCATAGATGAAGGCATTGATAACCCAGGTGGTGGTCGAAGCAAAGATTGCTGTTGTAACTGAGGAAGCCCATTTGGAGCACCATAATATCCCTGCCAATACATTGGTGGCATAGCTAGTCCACCACCATTTGCATTTGGGGCATTTGGAGAAGCTCCCCATGATCCTATGTTCCCTCCAGGTTGATATAAAGGTAATGGTCCTTGATAATTTGATCCATGGAGTCCTAGCTGTGTGTTTTGAGAACTAAAATCTGTCAAAGATCCAGTTACTGGAGGTATATTTGTAGATGTGGTGGTGACTGGGCGAGGATACTGAGACTACAAGGCAATTTCACATGTTAGTATGTGATTTTAAATCGATGCGTTGCGTATTCAAAAAGTTGCTTATCAACCTGAATAATAGCTGGATCAGCATTTATTGGTGGAGTAGGCTGGACAGGTGGAGAAGATTTAACCTGTAAATCCTGCAAAAAGTATTATAGGATGTTTCAGCCAATCTGGTTTAAATAAATCATTCAGAGTCCACATGCAGTAACATAAAGCAGATGTTGTGTAATAACAACATCGGAATATTCAATAAAATGACATAAGAAAATCCGGATGGGCTTCCTCCCTACTTCAATGTATACAAGATGTGATTTGCTGACAATTACTAGAAATAAACCTCTACATAAAATTGGGGATGAAGATAAATGCTAGAATATTTGCATCAATTACCCATTATTCCAATTCTTGTAGTATTAATTAGTCCTAGAGATAAAAATATCACATAATAACATGCAGTTCtttcaaaagaaaatt from Arachis ipaensis cultivar K30076 chromosome B09, Araip1.1, whole genome shotgun sequence includes these protein-coding regions:
- the LOC107618009 gene encoding protein decapping 5 — translated: MASDTASSRSSSAADSYIGCLISLTSKSEIRYEGVLYNINTDESSIGLRNVRSFGTEGRKKDGPQIPPSDKVYEYILFRGTDIKDLQVKSSPPVQPTPPINADPAIIQSQYPRPVTTTSTNIPPVTGSLTDFSSQNTQLGLHGSNYQGPLPLYQPGGNIGSWGASPNAPNANGGGLAMPPMYWQGYYGAPNGLPQLQQQSLLRPPPGLSMPSSMQQPMQFPNYSPSLPAAPSNLPELPSALLPLSTSSANVTATSIPPSNLPSTLHPLSASSASVTATSVFPSNMPSTLPPAPSTALAPESLPVSVPNKIAAVSLPAAPVTTNRPSLTPFTNGAPDIGAVVPPVNKPNAISGSSLPYQSASPLAPALVGSSNSIHMDAPAPPLVTPGQLLQSGPTVVSSSQPSQTHKDVEVVPALSTLPPEPSVPVSAEAQPPILPLPVTSRPNQRPGGAPMHTQHGYGYRGRGSGRGRGTGGSRPVAKFTEDFDFMAMNEKFKKDEVWGHLGKSNKSHSKDRDGEDASDEDDSQYEDNGDTSKTDAKPVYNKDDFFDTLSCNALDHDSQNGRVRYSEQIKIDTETFGDFSRHRGGWGGRGGRSRGGGYYGRGYGYGYAGRGRGRGMSSRP